ACGGCACCCCCCACGTGGTGGTCGTCCGGTTCACCTGGGACTCCGCGGCGGGCCTCGCCCGTGTCATGACGGTCGGCTCCTCCCGCAAGGCCCGGAACCTGATCGCCCAGCCGGGCAGCCGCGCCGCGCTGTGTCAGATGGAGGGCTTCCAGTGGGTCACCCTCGAAGGCACCGCCGTCGCCTCCGACGACCCCGTACGCGTGACCGAGGGCGCACGGCGCTACGCCGAGCGCTACTACCAGGCGCCGCCCAACCCGCCGGGCCGGGTGGTCCTGGAGATCGCGGTCGACCGGGTGATGTCGCTCAACTGCTGAACGCACCGCCTGTGCGCGGTGGTGCCGGGAGTACGGGAATCCCCGTCTCCCGGCACCACCGCGCAGGGGCCGCTCCTGGTCA
The DNA window shown above is from Streptomyces vietnamensis and carries:
- a CDS encoding pyridoxamine 5'-phosphate oxidase family protein; amino-acid sequence: MSLSEGRTSAPKLTRSVEAFLAEPGLATLTTLRPDGTPHVVVVRFTWDSAAGLARVMTVGSSRKARNLIAQPGSRAALCQMEGFQWVTLEGTAVASDDPVRVTEGARRYAERYYQAPPNPPGRVVLEIAVDRVMSLNC